One Trichoplusia ni isolate ovarian cell line Hi5 chromosome 6, tn1, whole genome shotgun sequence DNA segment encodes these proteins:
- the LOC113495034 gene encoding uncharacterized protein LOC113495034 — protein MSGRKRQKLMDGSSEAIEQEDSKELIFKNDKGVYHLSVKRGKSNTIQVSDEDLDEITIKREKPDAEQETSDDDDKVNTNTEPELCDKAIYNVSIKRESTETEEIINDGDEMSDGEEIIQEHEKEESLYTGKDGKTIWYSNPDQVTITERQNDPIKTGVKPYATKAKSELDCWILFINNKMLANILKHTNIEIKSRITTDPPASNRYIYKDVKMDELMALFGLMYIAGLNTSRFRNFSDLWQSDGNDDDDTDDIDDMAMFKMTIPLPRFNFLQNCLRFDDATTRKQRLKKDNIAEVRRIFENFTKNCQKAYKPSDRLALGEIFTPYLGKCSFRQQKIGTGGSYGIKMYTLVDAKTLYTVNLEIHAGDQPEGPFFVSYDPFDVVNRLVAPVSTTNRNVTLNDRFTSIPLAQHLLTKHGLTITGELSKEKKEIPLDFIKNERGRACNSARYGFQDDLTLLSYAPKKSKVILLLSSLHHDDVLKARDDKEIPEIVKIYNDTKTGVKEVDDLCSEYDVRNLFKRWPPFILFNMLKIAAINSFILYRENNKSEVERSEFIRNLGLALIKKYLMNKKNNAKLPRDIQKLIYKHIGETPSYSTTSRSSYRRCKDCPASRDRKTKHSCVECHKPICFQHFVITCKNCSS, from the coding sequence ATGTCGGGCCGTAAAAGACAAAAACTTATGGACGGATCTTCCGAAGCCATCGAACAAGAAGATTCGAAagagttaatttttaaaaatgataaagggGTTTATCACTTGTCTGTAAAAAGAGGGAAAAGTAATACAATACAAGTAAGTGATGAAGATCTTGatgaaataactataaaacgAGAAAAACCTGATGCAGAACAAGAAACGAGTGATGACGATGATAAGGTAAATACTAATACGGAACCAGAATTGTGTGATAAAGCAATTTATAACGTGTCTATTAAAAGAGAAAGTACTGAAACAGAAGAAATAATCAATGATGGAGATGAAATGAGTGACGGAGAAGAAATAATTCAAGAGCACGAGAAAGAAGAATCCTTATACACTGGAAAAGATGGCAAAACCATTTGGTATTCCAATCCAGATCAAGTTACAATCACTGAAAGGCAAAATGATCCGATCAAGACTGGTGTGAAACCTTATGCAACTAAAGCCAAATCTGAATTGGATTGCTGgattttattcataaacaacaaaatgttaGCAAACATactcaaacatacaaacattgaaataaagTCCAGAATAACAACTGATCCTCCTGCGAGCAAtcgttatatttataaagatgtGAAGATGGATGAACTTATGGCTTTGTTTGGCTTAATGTATATCGCTGGATTGAATACTTCTAGATTCCGTAATTTTTCTGATCTATGGCAATCAGATggcaatgatgatgatgatacggATGATATTGATGATATGGCTATGTTTAAAATGACAATACCTTTGCCTCGATTCAATTTCCTACAaaattgtttacgttttgatgATGCTACTACTCGAAAGCAAAGGcttaaaaaagataatattgCCGAAGTAAGACGAATCTTCGAAAATTTCACGAAGAACTGTCAAAAAGCGTATAAACCTAGCGATCGCCTTGCGTTGGGTGAGATATTTACACCATATTTGGGAAAATGTTCGTTTCGCCAACAGAAAATAGGCACAGGTGGCTCGTAtggtattaaaatgtatactttAGTAGATGCTAAAACGCTTTATACTGTTAATCTTGAAATACATGCAGGAGACCAACCAGAAGGGCCATTTTTTGTAAGTTACGATCCATTTGATGTTGTTAATAGATTAGTAGCTCCGGTCTCTACAACAAATCGAAACGTGACTTTGAATGACAGGTTTACAAGTATACCCCTTGCCCAACATTTGCTTACAAAACACGGTTTAACAATCACAGGAGAACtgagtaaagaaaaaaaagaaattcctctagatttcataaaaaatgaacGCGGAAGAGCTTGCAACAGTGCACGATATGGATTTCAAGATGACCTCACATTACTCTCTTATGCTCccaaaaaatcaaaagttattcTTTTGTTATCTTCGCTACATCACGATGACGTTTTGAAGGCAAGAGATGACAAAGAAATACCAGAAATTGTAAAAATTTACAATGATACCAAAACTGGTGTTAAAGAAGTTGATGACCTTTGTTCAGAATACGATGTCCGTAATTTGTTTAAGCGTTGGCCtccctttatattatttaacatgttAAAGATTGCTGCAAtcaatagttttatattataccGTGAGAATAATAAATCTGAAGTCGAAAGATCAGAGTTCATAAGAAATCTTGGACTGGCGTTGATAAAAAAGTATCTTatgaataaaaagaacaatgCAAAATTGCCTCGCGATATACAGAAACTCATTTACAAGCATATTGGAGAAACGCCTTCATATTCAACAACATCTAGGTCGTCATACAGAAGATGCAAAGACTGCCCGGCATCTAGGGATAGGAAGACAAAACACAGCTGCGTTGAGTG